A part of Macaca mulatta isolate MMU2019108-1 chromosome 12, T2T-MMU8v2.0, whole genome shotgun sequence genomic DNA contains:
- the ZNF804A gene encoding zinc finger protein 804A: MECYYIVISSTHLSNGHFRNIKGVFRGPLSKNGNKTLDYAEKENTIAKALEDLKANFYCELCDKQYYKHQEFDNHINSYDHAHKQRLKELKQREFARNVASKSRKDERKQEKALQRLHKLAELRKETVCAPGSGPMFKSTTVTVRENCKNEISQRVVVDSVNNQHDFKYTLIHSEENSKDATTVAEDPESANNYTAKNNQVGDQAQGIHRHKIGFSFAFPKKASMKLESSAAAFSEYSDDASVGKGFSRKSRFVPSACHLQLSSPTDVLLSSEEKTNSFHPPEAMCTDKETVQTQEIKEVSSEKDTLLLPSFCKLQLQLSSDADNCQNSVPLADQIPLEGVVINEDIPVSGNSSELLGNKSTVLDMSNDCISVQATTEENVKHNEASATEAENKNDPKTVAPSNTEEVSITINKKTNFCKRQCEPFVPVLNKHRSTVLQWPSEMLVYTTTKPSISYSCNPLCFDFKSTKVNNNLDKNKPALNDLCSQQKQEDICMGPVSDCKDVSTEGLTDYEIGSSKNKHTQVTPLSADDILSSSCNFGKNENMGQRYKNISCKIRETEKYNFTKSQIKQGTLDEKYNKIRLKETHEYWFHKSRRKKKRKKLCQHHHMEKTKESETRCKMEAESSYTENAGKYLLEPISEKQYLAAEQLLDSHQLLDKRPKSESISLSDNEEMCKTWNTEYNTYDTIGSKNQCKKNTILFNGQSNPRMIHSGKHNLTYSRTYCCWKTKMSSCSQDHRSLVLQHDMKCVSQNQAVKRGYNSVMNESERFYRKRRQHSHSYSSDESLNRQNHLPEEFLRPPSTSVAPCKPKKKRRRKRGRFHPGFETLELKENTDYPMKDNSSLSPLDRLISEDKKEKMKPQEVAKIEMNSEQTNQLRNKLSFHPSNLLPSETNGETEHLEMETTSGELSDVSNDPTTSVYIASAPTKEALDNTLLEHKERSENININEKQIPLKVPNIERNFRQSPPKSYLCHYELAEALPQGRMNETPTEWLRCNSGILNTQPPLPFKEAHVSGHTFVTTEQILAPLALPEQALLIPLENHDKFKNVPCEVYQHILQPNMLANKVKFTFPSAALPPPSTPLQPLPLQQSLCSTSVTTIHHTVLQQHAAAAAAAAAAAAAGTFKVLQPHQQFLSQIPALTRTSLPQLSVGPVGPRLCPGNQPTFVAPPQMPIIPASVLHPSHLAFPSLPHALFPSLLSPHPTVIPLQPLF, translated from the exons AGgctcaaggaactgaaacaaaggGAATTTGCTCGAAATGTAGCATCTAAATCcaggaaagatgaaagaaaacaggaaaaggcaCTCCAACGCCTGCACAAGCTAGCTGAGCTAAGAAAGGAAACTGTATG tgCTCCTGGAAGTGGCCCCATGTTCAAATCAACAACTGTTACTGTGAGAGAAAACTGTAAAAATGAAATTTCCCAACGAGTTGTTGTGGATTCAGTTAATAACCAGCATGATTTCAAATATACTTTGATTCATAGTGAAGAGAATAGTAAAGATGCTACCACTGTTGCTGAGGATCCAGAAAGTGCAAATAATTATACAGCAAAAAATAACCAAGTTGGGGATCAAGCCCAGGGGATTCACAGACACAAAATCggcttttcttttgcatttccaaaGAAAGCGTCCATGAAGCTAGAGTCCTCCGCTGCAGCGTTCTCTGAATACAGTGATGATGCCTCAGTGGGAAAAGGATTTAGCAGAAAAAGTAGATTTGTCCCCAGTGCTTGTCATCTTCAACTATCGTCACCAACAGATGTACTTTTGAGTTCTGAAGAGAAAACTAACTCTTTTCACCCACCAGAGGCAATGTGCACAGACAAAGAAACTGTTCAAACTCAAGAGATAAAAGAAGTCTCTAGTGAAAAAGATACATTATTATTACCTTCATTTTGCAAACTTCAACTTCAGTTATCTTCTGATGCAGATAATTGTCAAAATTCAGTACCATTAGCAGATCAAATACCACTGGAGGGTGTTGTTattaatgaagacatacctgtgAGTGGTAACAGTTCTGAGTTGTTAGGAAATAAATCCACAGTTCTTGACATGTCTAATGATTGCATATCTGTGCAAGCTACCACAGAGGAAAATGTTAAGCATAACGAGGCATCCGCAACTGaggctgaaaataaaaatgatcccAAGACAGTGGCCCCTTCAAATACTGAAGAGGTTAGTATaactataaataagaaaacaaatttctgcaAAAGACAATGTGAGCCATTTGTACCTGTCCTTAACAAACACAGATCTACAGTTCTTCAGTGGCCATCAGAAATGCTGGTTTATACAACTACTAAACCATCAATTTCCTATAGCTGTAATCCTCTATGTTTTGACTTCAAGTCTACTAAAGTAAATAATAATCTAGATAAAAATAAGCCAGCTTTAAATGATCTTTGTTCTCAGCAGAAGCAAGAAGATATTTGCATGGGACCAGTTTCAGATTGCAAGGATGTATCTACAGAAGGACTCACTGATTATGAAATTGGAAGTAGCAAAAATAAACACACCCAAGTCACTCCTCTTTCGGCTGATGATATTCTCTCCAGTAGTTGTAATTTTGGAAAAAATGAGAATATGGGTCAGAggtataaaaatatttcctgtaagatcagagaaacagaaaagtataattttactAAAAGTCAAATAAAACAGGGCACTCTagatgaaaaatacaacaaaataaggTTGAAAGAGACTCATGAATACTGGTTCcataaaagtagaagaaagaaaaaaagaaaaaaattatgccaGCATCATCATATGGAGAAAACCAAAGAATCAGAAACTCGCTGCAaaatggaagcagagagtagTTACACTGAGAATGCTGGGAAATATCTACTGGAACCAATTTCAGAAAAGCAGTATTTAGCTGCAGAGCAATTATTAGACTCACATCAGCTACTTGATAAAAGGCCCAAATCAGAATCCATATCCTTAAGTGACAATGAAGAAATGTGTAAAACATGGAATACCGAATACAACACTTATGATACTATCGGTTCTAAAAACCAGTGTAAAAAGAACACAATACTTTTCAATGGACAATCAAATCCAAGAATGATACATTCTGGGAAACATAATTTAACATATTCTAGAACTTACTGTTGTTGGAAAACCAAAATGTCAAGTTGTAGTCAGGATCACAGAAGCTTAGTTCTTCAACATGATATGAAATGCGTGAGTCAGAATCAGGCTGTTAAAAGAGGTTACAATTCTGTCATGAATGAATCAGAAAGATTCTATCGAAAACGTAGACAACATTCACATTCTTATTCTTCAGATGAAAGTTTGAATCGACAGAATCATTTACCAGAAGAATTTTTGAGGCCACCAAGTACTTCAGTTGCTCCCTGTAAACCTAAAAAGAAACGGAGGCGAAAAAGAGGCAGATTCCATCCCGGATTTGAAACTTTAGAACtcaaagaaaatacagattatCCCATGAAAGACAATTCTTCCTTAAGTCCTCTGGATAGGTTAATAAGtgaagacaaaaaagagaaaatgaaaccacaggaagttgcaaaaatcGAAATGAACTCAGAACAAACAAACCAATTAAGAAACAAACTGTCTTTCCACCCTAGCAATCTCCTTCCTTCTGAAACCAATGGTGAAACTGAGCATTTAGAAATGGAGACCACTTCTGGTGAATTGTCAGATGTTTCTAATGATCCCACCACATCTGTCTATATAGCTAGTGCTCCAACAAAAGAAGCACTTGACAATACCTTGCttgaacacaaagaaagaagtgaaaatataaatattaatgaaaagcAAATTCCTCTTAAGGTGCCTAATATTGAACGGAACTTTAGACAGTCACCGCCTAAATCCTATCTTTGCCATTATGAACTGGCTGAGGCCCTTCCACAAGGAAGGATGAATGAGACGCCAACTGAGTGGCTGCGTTGTAATTCAGGAATCCTTAACACACAACCACCATTACCATTCAAGGAAGCACATGTGAGTGGTCATACCTTTGTAACAACTGAGCAAATCCTGGCTCCATTAGCTTTACCAGAGCAAGCATTATTGATCCCACTAGAAAACCATGACAAATTCAAAAACGTACCATGTGAGGTCTACCAGCACATTCTACAGCCAAACATGCTGGCCAACAAGGTTAAATTTACCTTTCCTTCAGCTGCCCTCCCACCCCCTAGCACACCTCTGCAGCCTTTGCCTTTGCAGCAGTCCTTATGTTCTACCTCTGTAACTACTATCCATCACACTGTCTTGCAGCAGCACGctgcagctgctgcagctgccGCTGCAGCCGCAGCTGCAGGAACCTTTAAAGTGCTTCAGCCACACCAACAGTTTCTTTCCCAAATCCCAGCTCTCACCAGAACCTCATTACCTCAGCTCTCAGTAGGACCAGTAGGACCGAGGCTTTGTCCTGGGAACCAGCCAACTTTTGTTGCTCCTCCTCAGATGCCAATCATTCCAGCTTCTGTTCTTCATCCTAGCCATCTCGCTTTCCCATCTTTACCCCATGCGCTCTTTCCTTCACTGCTTTCCCCACACCCTACTGTCATCCCTTTGCAACCTCTCTTCTAG